The following are from one region of the Planctomonas sp. JC2975 genome:
- a CDS encoding NlpC/P60 family protein gives MATESPNESARAEERLRRENDILQAQRRQRARTSAWGPAGHPIADPPIEDDGGEHPQHRTSGFGLGSLSLGAAAVGVMTGAIGIAVPPAHADDYPNWNDVQQAKRNVADQQALVDKITGLIGDLQKQADAASVQADLAAEAYLVTKGKLDDATAKSDDLQKESKAAEKTAKASALRAGLLASHLAKSGGDSSVNLFLSGGDADASDQLLDQLSAMSQLTEQSATIYRQALSDKNAAASIADQATAAEKARKQLADAAATALQKAKDAATAARAALATQQTKQAELVTQLASLQNTSEQVAQQYAVGVAAKAAEDAAKSAPPPPPPAQAAGGSPGSAGGSSGGTSSGGSGGGGGSAPSGGGGSVGAPNSSAVETAIAYATAHIGAPYDLGGAGPVYYDCSGLVMAAYGAAGIYVGSHSVSDQFYTAQSRGQVVPLSQRQRGDIIFWYDGGFYHDAIYLGGNQIIAARDYGEPLAIESLWGSPYPYVARPSA, from the coding sequence ATGGCAACCGAATCGCCGAACGAGAGCGCGCGGGCGGAAGAACGTCTGCGCCGTGAGAACGACATCCTGCAGGCACAGCGCCGCCAGCGGGCACGTACCTCTGCGTGGGGTCCTGCCGGGCATCCCATTGCAGATCCACCCATCGAAGACGATGGGGGCGAGCATCCGCAGCACCGCACGTCCGGCTTCGGGCTCGGATCGCTGTCCCTTGGCGCCGCCGCAGTGGGTGTGATGACCGGTGCCATCGGCATCGCTGTGCCGCCCGCGCACGCCGACGACTATCCGAACTGGAACGACGTGCAGCAGGCCAAGCGGAACGTCGCGGACCAGCAGGCGCTCGTCGACAAGATCACCGGCCTGATCGGCGATCTGCAGAAGCAGGCGGATGCCGCAAGCGTTCAGGCGGACCTCGCCGCGGAGGCGTACCTCGTCACCAAGGGCAAGCTCGACGACGCCACGGCCAAGTCCGACGACCTGCAGAAGGAGTCCAAGGCGGCGGAGAAGACGGCGAAGGCGTCCGCTCTGCGGGCGGGGCTGCTGGCATCCCATCTGGCGAAGTCCGGCGGCGACTCCTCGGTGAACCTGTTCCTCTCCGGTGGCGACGCCGACGCATCCGATCAGTTGCTCGACCAGCTCAGTGCGATGAGCCAGCTGACGGAGCAATCCGCAACGATCTACCGCCAGGCACTCAGTGACAAGAACGCCGCAGCGTCGATCGCCGACCAGGCGACAGCAGCCGAAAAGGCGAGGAAACAGCTCGCGGATGCCGCGGCCACCGCCTTGCAGAAGGCGAAGGATGCCGCAACAGCGGCTCGTGCGGCTCTGGCGACCCAGCAGACGAAGCAGGCCGAACTCGTCACCCAGCTGGCGTCGCTGCAGAACACGTCCGAACAGGTGGCGCAGCAGTACGCCGTCGGTGTGGCGGCGAAGGCCGCGGAGGACGCCGCGAAGTCGGCTCCGCCACCGCCGCCACCCGCTCAGGCGGCGGGTGGCTCGCCAGGGTCGGCAGGCGGCTCGTCGGGCGGTACCTCGTCCGGTGGATCGGGCGGCGGCGGAGGTTCTGCACCCTCGGGGGGTGGCGGATCGGTCGGAGCGCCCAACAGCAGTGCGGTCGAGACGGCGATCGCCTATGCGACGGCGCACATCGGAGCGCCGTACGATCTCGGCGGCGCGGGACCCGTCTACTACGACTGCTCCGGCCTCGTCATGGCGGCCTACGGTGCGGCCGGGATCTACGTCGGCTCGCACAGCGTTTCCGACCAGTTCTACACGGCGCAGTCGCGCGGTCAGGTGGTTCCGCTGAGCCAGCGCCAACGTGGCGACATCATCTTCTGGTACGACGGCGGCTTCTACCATGACGCCATCTACCTAGGGGGCAACCAGATCATCGCCGCACGGGACTATGGAGAGCCGTTGGCGATCGAGAGTCTGTGGGGATCTCCCTATCCGTACGTGGCGAGGCCGTCCGCCTGA
- the bla gene encoding class A beta-lactamase produces the protein MARRPSRAALAAIAASAALALLSGCSAAQDAPPPTHSSAHTATGATPVPSIDAAALDAELKGIESHYGARVGVQLIDTGTRISFGYRADERFALDSTAKLLTSGMLLKEADDARLATVIPYDGSELQSYSPITSQHVQTGMTLSALIAAALQYSDNTAANLLYDQLGGPAAAQDRLRSWGDSVTNLDRIEPDLNSALPGDARDSSTPAQMAANAKALLIGDRLSSSRRQTLVDTMLANTTGDSFIRAGVPSGWRVADKTGNGGYGSRNDIAVLYPPDARPIVLAIYTTRSTADAASDDDLIATVTRAVVGALPNG, from the coding sequence GTGGCGCGGAGACCGAGTAGAGCAGCGCTCGCCGCCATCGCGGCGAGCGCTGCTCTCGCTCTGCTCTCGGGATGCTCCGCGGCCCAGGACGCGCCGCCGCCCACGCACTCGTCTGCGCACACCGCGACCGGCGCGACGCCCGTACCTTCCATCGACGCCGCGGCGCTGGATGCCGAGCTGAAAGGCATCGAGTCTCACTACGGCGCGCGGGTAGGCGTGCAACTGATCGACACCGGCACTCGCATCTCGTTCGGATACCGAGCCGACGAACGCTTCGCGCTCGACTCCACCGCCAAGCTGCTCACGTCTGGCATGCTGCTGAAGGAGGCCGACGACGCGCGCCTCGCTACGGTCATCCCCTACGACGGCTCCGAGCTGCAGTCCTACTCGCCGATCACGTCGCAGCATGTGCAGACGGGGATGACACTCTCCGCCCTCATCGCAGCGGCTCTGCAGTACAGCGACAACACGGCCGCGAATCTCCTGTACGACCAGCTCGGCGGGCCTGCCGCCGCCCAGGATCGGCTGCGCTCCTGGGGCGACTCCGTCACGAACCTCGACCGGATCGAGCCGGACCTCAATTCGGCGCTGCCGGGCGATGCTCGCGACTCGTCGACGCCGGCACAGATGGCGGCGAATGCGAAGGCGCTGCTCATCGGTGATCGGCTCTCGAGCTCCCGCCGGCAGACCCTGGTCGACACGATGCTGGCGAACACCACAGGGGATTCCTTCATCCGCGCGGGGGTCCCATCCGGCTGGCGGGTCGCGGACAAGACCGGCAACGGGGGTTACGGTTCGCGGAACGACATCGCGGTGCTCTATCCGCCCGACGCCCGACCGATCGTGCTGGCGATCTACACCACCAGAAGCACAGCGGATGCCGCCTCCGACGACGACCTCATCGCCACCGTCACACGTGCGGTCGTCGGTGCCCTGCCGAACGGATGA
- a CDS encoding LLM class flavin-dependent oxidoreductase, with protein sequence MAAERKRLRIGLAAYGTGWDQDAWRLPESNNRGLTDPSVISDLAITAERGKLDYLFAGSSLASEPDVLNRVFRWDSAVFAGHAAARTDHVGFLLTYNSSFEHPFHVARQLATLDRFSEGRTAINVVFGIDRQGGPVENFEGYPLPDQESKYRRAAEFTEALYALLHNSWDNDLLLDNKADGILIRPGSWHPIDYEGEFFRVRGPLNVPPPVQRHIPNVHVGTSPESLEYGAKYAQARFSPYFGLEAGKKHYAEHKARVAAAGGDPDAFLILPGVTFYLGGTVQEARAKYRQILNYQREVELPLVLAQSLGITADRFAADVPLAVALGAEGIDPDRLVALLDNGDVAAEDPTVNGYPTQPSRQRRHSNVDVVRDVLAALGDDEHLTVRDFFAAMQKRQAGQGRYVGDAIGFADWLEEHLEEEVLDGVQLFPPYHRGPADFFVDHVVPELQRRGIFRTEYESTRLEDNLGLS encoded by the coding sequence ATGGCTGCAGAGCGCAAGAGACTCAGAATCGGGCTTGCCGCATACGGCACGGGCTGGGACCAGGATGCGTGGCGCCTACCCGAGTCCAACAACCGTGGCCTCACTGACCCAAGCGTCATCTCGGATCTCGCCATCACCGCTGAACGCGGCAAGCTCGACTACCTGTTCGCCGGAAGTTCGCTCGCGTCGGAGCCCGACGTGCTGAACCGCGTCTTCCGCTGGGACAGTGCGGTTTTCGCCGGCCACGCGGCCGCGCGCACCGATCACGTCGGATTCCTGCTCACCTACAACTCGTCGTTCGAGCATCCGTTCCACGTCGCGCGTCAACTGGCCACTCTCGACCGCTTCAGCGAGGGGCGTACTGCCATCAACGTTGTGTTCGGCATCGATCGTCAGGGTGGGCCGGTCGAGAACTTTGAGGGGTACCCGCTGCCCGACCAGGAGTCGAAGTATCGGCGAGCCGCAGAGTTCACTGAAGCCCTCTACGCGCTGCTGCACAACAGTTGGGACAACGACCTCTTGTTGGACAACAAGGCGGACGGCATTCTGATCAGGCCCGGGTCCTGGCATCCGATCGACTACGAAGGCGAGTTCTTCCGGGTGCGAGGGCCGCTGAATGTGCCACCGCCAGTGCAGCGACACATTCCGAACGTGCACGTCGGGACTTCTCCGGAGTCGCTGGAGTACGGAGCGAAGTACGCGCAGGCCAGGTTCTCGCCCTACTTCGGACTGGAGGCCGGTAAGAAGCACTACGCGGAGCACAAGGCCCGTGTCGCGGCGGCGGGCGGCGATCCGGATGCCTTCCTCATTCTTCCCGGCGTCACGTTCTACCTTGGCGGTACGGTCCAGGAGGCCCGGGCAAAGTATCGCCAGATCCTGAACTATCAACGTGAGGTCGAGCTGCCGCTCGTGCTCGCCCAATCACTCGGGATCACCGCTGACCGCTTTGCCGCCGATGTCCCGTTGGCTGTCGCGCTCGGCGCGGAGGGAATTGATCCCGACCGTCTCGTTGCACTTCTGGACAACGGGGATGTCGCTGCCGAGGACCCGACCGTCAACGGCTACCCGACACAGCCGTCGAGGCAGAGGCGCCACTCCAACGTCGATGTTGTGCGAGACGTACTCGCTGCCCTTGGCGACGACGAGCACTTAACGGTGCGGGACTTCTTCGCCGCGATGCAGAAGCGGCAGGCGGGACAGGGCCGATACGTCGGCGACGCGATCGGTTTCGCTGACTGGTTGGAGGAGCACCTCGAAGAGGAGGTCCTCGACGGCGTGCAACTCTTCCCGCCGTACCATCGCGGCCCGGCCGACTTCTTCGTCGACCATGTCGTGCCCGAACTTCAGCGTCGGGGCATCTTCCGCACCGAATACGAGTCGACTCGTCTGGAAGACAACCTCGGCCTGAGCTGA
- a CDS encoding NtaA/DmoA family FMN-dependent monooxygenase (This protein belongs to a clade of FMN-dependent monooxygenases, within a broader family of flavin-dependent oxidoreductases, the luciferase-like monooxygenase (LMM) family, some of whose members use coenzyme F420 rather than FMN.), which yields MNAKAERQLHLGYMYWVNGTHWGGWRLPNAPADGAFDFEYALRAAKTVEQAKFDFFFLGDTLPGDIVREQWRTTHNTGRLEPFTLASQLALQTKDIGLVVTAHPTYYDPYILARLSASLDHLSNGRVAWNVVLGASDVAARNFSLPDLGGESRYERADEFIGLVKRLWDSIEDDAYIQDKESGHFVDDGKIHRLNWRGKHFSVEGTLPLRRPPQGHPPLLYAGASELSRQLTAKHGDINFTGPKTIAESIAFNEDVRARVAEAGRDPQAVFFLPGITPIIGDTRDAAIAFYDELNSYLPLDDDIVWGGRDAAYWAEFAAGPAGRAPLEYGTRNLGSLSAKIGVDLTSLQLESDLPERLADEFDGYGRHLLDLVFERTGRTVAGLRAAKVKDLLYSAIIDGFPVVVGTASAIADELEEWFSTGAADGFNVQSPGLWDQLDRFTNQVVPELQRRGIYRRTYESHTFRDHFGLARPAGYFDTTKSLSRVAGV from the coding sequence ATGAACGCAAAAGCAGAGCGACAGCTCCACCTGGGCTACATGTATTGGGTGAACGGCACCCACTGGGGCGGATGGCGGTTGCCGAACGCTCCAGCCGACGGCGCATTCGACTTCGAGTACGCGCTGCGAGCAGCCAAAACGGTGGAGCAGGCCAAGTTCGACTTCTTCTTCCTAGGCGACACGCTGCCGGGTGACATCGTGCGCGAGCAGTGGCGCACGACGCACAACACGGGCCGGCTCGAGCCGTTCACACTCGCGTCGCAGCTCGCGTTGCAAACAAAGGACATCGGGCTGGTGGTGACGGCACATCCCACCTATTACGACCCGTACATCCTGGCCAGGCTGAGCGCATCGCTCGACCACCTTTCGAACGGGCGGGTGGCCTGGAACGTGGTGCTAGGAGCCTCCGACGTTGCTGCCCGCAACTTCAGCCTGCCAGACCTCGGCGGAGAGAGCCGCTACGAACGAGCTGACGAGTTCATCGGGCTGGTCAAGCGGCTGTGGGACAGCATCGAAGACGACGCTTACATCCAAGACAAGGAGAGCGGCCATTTCGTCGACGACGGCAAGATCCATCGGCTGAACTGGCGGGGCAAGCATTTCAGTGTGGAGGGTACGCTGCCGCTGCGCCGGCCACCGCAGGGGCACCCGCCTCTCCTTTACGCAGGAGCATCCGAGCTCTCGCGGCAGCTCACCGCGAAGCACGGCGATATCAACTTCACGGGTCCGAAGACGATCGCCGAGTCCATCGCGTTCAACGAGGATGTCCGCGCCCGTGTCGCCGAGGCCGGCCGCGACCCTCAGGCAGTCTTCTTCCTCCCGGGCATCACGCCCATCATCGGGGACACCAGGGATGCCGCCATCGCCTTCTACGACGAGCTGAACTCCTACCTGCCCCTCGACGACGACATCGTCTGGGGCGGTCGCGACGCCGCCTACTGGGCGGAGTTCGCCGCGGGACCGGCCGGTCGCGCCCCGTTGGAGTACGGAACGCGAAACCTGGGATCACTCTCCGCCAAGATCGGCGTGGACCTTACGTCGCTTCAGCTTGAATCGGATCTGCCAGAGCGACTCGCCGACGAGTTCGACGGCTACGGCAGGCATCTGCTTGACCTCGTCTTCGAGCGCACCGGGCGTACCGTCGCCGGCCTCAGGGCAGCAAAGGTAAAAGACCTGCTCTATTCGGCCATCATCGACGGGTTCCCGGTTGTCGTAGGCACGGCGAGTGCGATCGCCGACGAGCTCGAAGAGTGGTTCAGCACAGGGGCGGCCGACGGTTTCAACGTGCAGTCGCCCGGGCTCTGGGACCAGCTGGACCGGTTCACAAATCAAGTGGTGCCCGAACTGCAGCGCCGTGGAATCTATCGGCGAACATATGAGAGCCACACCTTCCGGGATCACTTCGGGCTAGCCAGGCCTGCCGGGTACTTCGATACAACCAAGAGCCTTTCGCGAGTGGCCGGAGTCTAG
- a CDS encoding ABC transporter permease, whose translation MAIDQTAAALPQFDAPRVARTRSDSRRFRLTRRTTAILIGQVALVVVILSVVEWLVDSGTVDPIYLASPSQVIANLPNLVVEQNLFGNLLVTLGEAIAGVAAAFVLGVSTGLWMGLSLSANRFLNPFVAAAMAVPKVTIIPLLTLYFGIGVLHKVVIVFLFGYFLFVYNTIAGIRQVQESHVKVARAFGASRGQVVTKVILPSAAASIMAAVRVETGTALVAALFAEIVASKAGLGNLLNRAFGLYDTPSIFGLVLVITIVSVLLIAAVNLLERTVLLKWKHQ comes from the coding sequence ATGGCAATCGACCAGACGGCGGCAGCCCTGCCGCAGTTCGACGCCCCACGTGTGGCACGAACCCGTTCCGACAGCAGGCGCTTTCGGCTGACGCGACGCACGACGGCCATCCTGATCGGCCAGGTGGCACTCGTCGTGGTCATTCTCAGCGTCGTGGAGTGGCTCGTGGACAGCGGAACGGTCGACCCCATCTACCTCGCATCGCCCAGCCAGGTGATCGCGAACCTACCGAATCTCGTCGTTGAGCAGAACCTCTTCGGCAACCTGCTCGTCACGCTCGGGGAGGCCATCGCCGGTGTCGCTGCAGCCTTCGTGCTCGGCGTGTCGACCGGCCTCTGGATGGGTCTATCGCTGTCGGCAAACCGATTCCTGAACCCGTTCGTCGCAGCGGCGATGGCCGTGCCGAAGGTGACGATCATCCCGCTGCTCACGCTGTACTTCGGCATCGGCGTGCTGCACAAGGTGGTCATCGTCTTCCTCTTCGGCTACTTCCTATTCGTCTACAACACCATCGCGGGCATCCGCCAGGTGCAAGAAAGCCACGTGAAGGTGGCACGCGCATTCGGCGCGAGCCGTGGCCAAGTGGTGACCAAGGTGATCCTCCCGTCGGCTGCAGCTTCGATCATGGCGGCCGTGCGCGTGGAGACCGGCACGGCACTCGTCGCCGCGCTCTTCGCCGAGATCGTCGCCTCCAAGGCGGGTCTCGGAAACCTGCTCAACCGGGCGTTTGGCCTCTATGACACACCGTCGATCTTCGGACTGGTGCTCGTCATCACGATCGTCTCCGTGCTGCTCATCGCGGCCGTCAACCTGCTCGAGCGAACAGTGCTCCTCAAGTGGAAGCACCAGTGA
- the ppa gene encoding inorganic diphosphatase — MADYDAIIEIPRGSRNKYEVDHETGRVFLDRVLYTNFSYPTDYGFFENTLGEDGDPLDVLVLLDYPLFPGVGVKVRPVGVLHMSDEAGGDDKIIAVQYKDPRWSHIQDVDDIAEYTKKEIQHFFEHYKDLEPGKWVKVDAWGNAADADRLVQEAIARLAEQGH, encoded by the coding sequence ATGGCCGACTACGACGCGATCATCGAGATTCCGCGCGGAAGCCGCAACAAGTACGAAGTCGACCACGAGACCGGACGGGTGTTCCTGGACCGCGTGCTGTACACGAACTTCAGCTACCCGACCGACTACGGATTCTTCGAGAACACGCTCGGTGAAGACGGCGATCCGCTCGACGTGCTCGTGCTGCTGGACTACCCGCTGTTCCCCGGTGTCGGCGTGAAGGTGCGCCCGGTCGGCGTGCTCCACATGAGCGACGAGGCAGGCGGCGACGACAAGATCATCGCCGTGCAGTACAAGGATCCGCGCTGGTCGCACATCCAGGACGTCGACGATATCGCCGAGTACACGAAGAAGGAGATCCAGCACTTCTTCGAGCACTACAAGGACCTCGAGCCCGGCAAGTGGGTCAAGGTGGACGCCTGGGGCAACGCGGCAGACGCCGACCGGCTCGTGCAGGAGGCCATCGCCCGCCTCGCCGAGCAGGGTCACTGA
- a CDS encoding flavin reductase family protein, with translation MSMAVGFVSDPKRMRAAFEGFPSGIAAIAAIQSGVPLVMVASSFSVGVSHEPPMVSFAVQRTSTTWPVLAGAPVIGVSILGERHVGIIRQLASRDRLHRLTGVGHTVTESGALFMDDAPIWLECSVEHAYPAGDHDIIVLKVHAITADESGNPLVWHRHVLKIVSN, from the coding sequence ATGAGCATGGCGGTCGGTTTCGTCAGCGACCCGAAACGAATGCGCGCGGCCTTCGAAGGCTTTCCCTCTGGCATAGCGGCTATTGCGGCGATCCAGTCGGGCGTGCCACTGGTTATGGTCGCCTCGTCGTTCTCGGTTGGCGTTTCTCACGAACCACCGATGGTCTCCTTCGCTGTGCAACGCACTTCGACCACCTGGCCGGTGCTTGCTGGAGCGCCGGTGATCGGTGTTTCGATCCTGGGCGAGCGCCATGTCGGCATCATCAGGCAGCTCGCGTCACGCGACCGTCTTCACAGGCTGACGGGCGTGGGTCATACGGTGACGGAGTCCGGCGCTTTGTTCATGGACGATGCCCCGATCTGGCTCGAGTGCTCTGTCGAGCATGCCTACCCAGCCGGGGACCACGACATCATCGTGTTGAAGGTGCATGCGATCACAGCGGATGAGAGTGGCAATCCCTTGGTGTGGCACAGGCACGTTCTGAAAATCGTTTCGAACTGA
- a CDS encoding ABC transporter substrate-binding protein: MTSTISRRTLLGGGLGGVLALSTFALTGCSSAAAENGSGSASGKLDTITLADPSSTYTQLPILYGEQKGIWAKHGLQPKFETLDYNSQLSAVASGDLLFAFGATTSFLQAAQKGSPIRLVASAFRSKGPYWLIAKKGISKISQLKGKTLGTGGAGSAMETYAKVILTDNGLDPAKDLTLVPGGSTDQTLYTAVRTGQVDAVMIHQPYAALGELDGITTTLARGWEYLPKYHTGALISGTSTITKSPDVLKRALAAYFEIYTYTRAHESAYIPWLQKQLKTIDPRAVNAAIEQENDIWDSNPAIDLTAINESQKIEVAAGHQTSVFDPKPYIDTDLIPQKYVKPFSYPTAKPTEG, from the coding sequence ATGACCAGCACCATCTCGCGCCGCACGCTGCTCGGCGGCGGTCTCGGCGGCGTCCTCGCCCTTTCCACTTTCGCGCTCACCGGATGCTCATCGGCGGCCGCCGAGAACGGCTCGGGCTCGGCATCGGGCAAGCTCGACACCATCACGCTGGCTGACCCGTCGTCGACGTACACGCAGCTGCCCATCTTGTACGGCGAGCAGAAGGGCATCTGGGCGAAGCACGGTCTCCAGCCGAAGTTCGAGACGCTCGACTACAACAGCCAGCTGTCTGCGGTGGCCAGCGGCGACCTCCTGTTCGCGTTCGGCGCGACGACCTCGTTCTTGCAGGCGGCGCAGAAGGGGTCGCCGATACGGCTTGTGGCCTCGGCGTTCCGTAGTAAGGGTCCATACTGGCTCATCGCCAAGAAGGGCATCAGCAAGATCAGCCAGCTGAAGGGTAAGACCCTGGGCACGGGCGGAGCCGGATCCGCGATGGAGACATACGCCAAGGTCATCCTCACGGACAACGGACTCGACCCGGCGAAGGATCTCACCCTCGTTCCCGGCGGATCCACGGACCAGACCCTCTACACCGCCGTGAGGACTGGACAGGTGGATGCAGTCATGATCCACCAGCCGTACGCAGCTCTCGGCGAGCTCGACGGCATCACGACGACGCTCGCCCGCGGCTGGGAGTATCTCCCCAAGTACCACACCGGTGCACTCATCTCCGGCACGTCCACGATCACGAAGAGCCCCGACGTCCTGAAGCGTGCGCTGGCCGCGTACTTCGAGATCTACACCTACACAAGGGCTCACGAGTCCGCCTACATCCCATGGCTGCAGAAGCAGCTTAAGACCATCGATCCGCGAGCGGTCAATGCGGCGATCGAGCAGGAGAACGACATCTGGGACAGCAACCCGGCGATCGACCTCACAGCCATCAACGAAAGCCAGAAGATCGAGGTGGCAGCCGGGCACCAGACATCCGTCTTCGACCCGAAACCGTACATCGACACCGACCTGATTCCACAAAAGTATGTGAAGCCGTTCTCCTATCCGACCGCAAAGCCAACGGAGGGATGA
- a CDS encoding M23 family metallopeptidase, which produces MTPDESTRRRALFRGVSRASAVGALSRILVGVIAVVLVGGVAAPAHADDYPSWADVQAAKANEAAAQAEVTKIQGLIAGLQAQVGQTQAASVAAGNEFNLAQQRFDAADVKSQTMQAQASELTKKADAATTQAGRLVAELYRTGGGDLSANIFLSGSKDPKDAAKLLDHLGSASKLVENTSGVYQQAAQARNTAKSMSDQATAAFHEREQLRSAADAALKKAIAAAQAAQAALAAQQAQSVILEAQLKALQDTTTATVAGYQAGVEARRKAEEAAAAAARQGGHVGPQGWAVPASGPITDYFGYRVAPCSGCTTYHEGVDIGAGCNNTIYAAHDGVVTWAGPNGGYGNFVLLDNGNGISTGYGHIVSGGIMVSIGENVGAGEPIARVGSTGNSTGCHLHFEVRNDGSAINPIPFMADRGAPLG; this is translated from the coding sequence ATGACGCCAGACGAAAGCACGCGACGACGCGCGCTCTTTCGAGGAGTGTCGCGCGCGTCCGCTGTCGGTGCTCTCAGCCGGATTCTGGTCGGTGTCATCGCTGTCGTGCTGGTGGGCGGCGTCGCCGCTCCAGCTCATGCTGACGACTACCCGAGCTGGGCCGACGTGCAGGCAGCGAAGGCCAACGAGGCCGCGGCGCAGGCCGAGGTCACGAAGATCCAGGGCCTGATCGCGGGCCTGCAGGCGCAGGTCGGGCAGACCCAGGCCGCATCCGTCGCTGCCGGCAACGAGTTCAACCTGGCCCAGCAGAGGTTCGACGCGGCCGACGTGAAGTCGCAGACGATGCAGGCTCAGGCATCCGAACTGACGAAGAAGGCGGATGCCGCGACCACCCAGGCTGGACGCCTCGTCGCGGAGCTCTACCGCACCGGCGGGGGCGACCTGTCGGCCAACATCTTCTTGAGCGGATCGAAGGATCCGAAGGATGCCGCCAAGCTGCTCGACCACCTCGGATCCGCCTCCAAGCTCGTCGAAAACACGAGCGGCGTGTACCAGCAGGCTGCGCAGGCGCGGAACACGGCCAAATCCATGAGCGACCAGGCAACGGCCGCGTTCCACGAGCGCGAGCAGTTGCGATCCGCAGCGGATGCCGCGCTGAAGAAGGCCATCGCCGCAGCACAGGCCGCGCAAGCGGCGTTGGCGGCGCAGCAGGCGCAGTCCGTCATCCTCGAGGCGCAGCTCAAGGCGCTGCAGGACACGACGACCGCGACCGTCGCCGGTTACCAGGCCGGCGTCGAAGCGCGCCGCAAGGCGGAAGAGGCCGCCGCGGCGGCGGCACGACAGGGTGGACACGTCGGACCACAGGGCTGGGCGGTACCGGCGAGCGGTCCGATCACCGACTACTTCGGATACCGAGTCGCGCCCTGTTCCGGCTGTACGACCTACCACGAAGGCGTGGACATCGGGGCGGGTTGCAACAACACGATCTACGCCGCTCACGACGGTGTCGTCACGTGGGCGGGTCCGAACGGCGGGTACGGGAACTTCGTCCTGTTGGACAACGGAAATGGCATTTCCACCGGATACGGACATATCGTGTCAGGAGGCATCATGGTGAGCATCGGCGAGAACGTCGGTGCGGGGGAGCCGATCGCGAGGGTGGGCTCAACCGGGAACTCGACAGGATGTCACCTGCACTTCGAGGTGCGGAACGACGGGAGCGCCATCAATCCGATCCCGTTCATGGCTGATCGGGGAGCCCCGCTCGGCTGA
- a CDS encoding aldo/keto reductase translates to MAPSGILPSGYRTLGSTGLVVSELGIGASTFGRSGMKATSAKQVNGIVDAALELGVTYFDLAELYGDRPGLSEELFATALRGRRDEVVIGTKFGGALGGALGPSFATGGSRKYIVRATEHALRRLGTDYIDLYQIHFPDPLTPIEETLSALSDLVTAGKVRYVGASNFPAWTLVDADHTARANGWSRFASTTDEYNLLWRRPEQELIPALQHIGAGFIPYFPLQNGLLTGKYSRDSAPEGAKITNLKRHLLKEAPWDALERFVAFADARGVSPASVALGWLLAQPTVSTVIAGVTGPEQVRANHAAAKWRPTVDEEAELRSLFEGDLSGGPGKVTAD, encoded by the coding sequence ATGGCCCCCAGCGGCATCCTTCCTTCCGGCTATCGCACGCTCGGTTCTACCGGTCTCGTGGTCTCGGAGCTCGGCATCGGCGCCAGCACGTTCGGCCGCTCGGGTATGAAGGCGACATCGGCCAAGCAGGTTAACGGCATCGTGGATGCAGCACTCGAGCTGGGTGTGACGTACTTCGACCTCGCCGAGCTTTACGGCGACAGGCCAGGACTCAGCGAGGAACTCTTCGCCACTGCGCTGCGGGGACGGCGCGACGAGGTCGTCATCGGAACCAAGTTTGGCGGCGCGCTCGGCGGCGCGCTCGGTCCGTCGTTCGCGACCGGCGGTTCACGCAAATACATCGTGCGTGCCACGGAGCATGCCCTGCGCCGGCTCGGCACCGACTACATCGACCTGTACCAGATCCACTTCCCCGATCCGCTCACGCCGATCGAGGAGACGCTGTCCGCTCTCTCCGATCTGGTGACTGCCGGCAAGGTGCGTTACGTCGGGGCCTCCAATTTTCCGGCCTGGACGCTTGTCGACGCCGACCACACAGCACGGGCGAACGGTTGGTCGCGCTTCGCGTCGACGACCGACGAGTACAACTTGCTCTGGCGGCGCCCCGAGCAGGAGTTGATCCCTGCGCTGCAGCACATCGGCGCGGGCTTCATCCCCTATTTCCCTCTGCAGAACGGTCTGCTCACCGGCAAATACTCGCGGGATTCGGCACCGGAGGGCGCCAAGATCACGAACCTGAAGCGTCACCTGCTGAAGGAGGCCCCGTGGGATGCGCTCGAGCGCTTCGTCGCGTTCGCCGATGCACGCGGGGTGTCGCCGGCATCCGTCGCTCTTGGCTGGCTTCTCGCGCAGCCGACCGTCTCCACCGTCATCGCCGGAGTTACCGGCCCGGAGCAGGTACGTGCCAACCATGCCGCGGCCAAATGGCGACCGACCGTCGATGAGGAGGCGGAGCTGCGCAGCCTCTTCGAGGGCGATCTCTCCGGCGGGCCGGGCAAGGTCACCGCCGACTGA